One genomic window of Gallaecimonas sp. GXIMD4217 includes the following:
- a CDS encoding 7-cyano-7-deazaguanine/7-aminomethyl-7-deazaguanine transporter, whose amino-acid sequence MNHLSRSLGWLIAFHILVIAASNYLVQLPFTFLGLHTTWGAFTFPFIFLATDLTVRLLGAEPARRVIHWVMVPALFISYGLSVLFPGGDFAGLAGAGELNLFVARIAFASFLAYVLGQMADVQIFNRLRRARAWWLAPMASTVLGNLLDTLVFFAAAFYRSDDPFMARHWLEIALVDYGFKLVISLLFFLPLYGVLLKRLVHWLGPRPQPA is encoded by the coding sequence ATGAACCACCTTTCCCGCAGCCTGGGCTGGCTGATCGCCTTCCATATCCTGGTGATTGCCGCCTCCAACTACCTGGTGCAGCTGCCCTTCACCTTCCTGGGCCTGCACACCACCTGGGGCGCCTTTACCTTCCCCTTCATCTTCCTGGCCACCGACCTGACGGTGCGGCTGCTGGGGGCCGAGCCGGCCCGGCGGGTGATCCACTGGGTGATGGTACCGGCGCTGTTCATCAGCTACGGCCTGTCGGTGTTGTTCCCGGGCGGCGACTTCGCCGGCCTGGCCGGGGCCGGCGAGCTGAACCTGTTCGTGGCCCGCATCGCCTTCGCCTCCTTCCTGGCCTATGTGCTGGGCCAGATGGCCGACGTGCAGATCTTCAACCGCCTGCGCCGGGCCCGTGCCTGGTGGCTGGCGCCCATGGCCTCCACCGTGCTCGGCAACCTGCTGGACACCCTGGTGTTCTTTGCCGCCGCCTTCTACCGGAGCGACGATCCCTTCATGGCCAGGCACTGGCTGGAGATCGCCCTGGTGGATTACGGCTTCAAGCTGGTGATCAGCCTGTTGTTCTTCCTGCCCCTGTACGGGGTGCTGCTGAAGCGGCTGGTGCATTGGCTGGGCCCCCGGCCGCAGCCGGCCTGA
- a CDS encoding metalloregulator ArsR/SmtB family transcription factor, translating to MQQASADKILYLLKTRGPQTAQGLAEHLGMTSMGSRQHLLGLEEEGLVESFSEKRKVGRPSRVWRLSAAGHRRFPDRHEDLTLAMLDGIKAVFGDQGLDQLIGHREERMRADYGAALAACPDLRAKVEKLAQIRAGEGYMAEVQAHPDGGWLLVENHCPICAAASSCQDFCRSELALFAHCLGEDAEISRQEHLLSGARRCVYHIRPRRGA from the coding sequence ATGCAACAAGCCAGTGCCGACAAGATCCTTTATCTGCTGAAGACCCGTGGCCCCCAGACCGCCCAAGGCCTGGCCGAGCACCTGGGCATGACCTCCATGGGCTCGCGCCAGCACCTGCTGGGCCTGGAAGAAGAAGGCCTGGTGGAGAGCTTCAGCGAAAAACGCAAGGTGGGTCGGCCCTCCCGGGTCTGGCGGTTGTCCGCCGCCGGCCACAGGCGCTTCCCCGATCGCCACGAAGATCTGACCCTGGCCATGCTGGACGGGATCAAGGCGGTGTTCGGCGATCAGGGCCTGGATCAGTTGATCGGCCACCGGGAAGAACGGATGCGCGCCGATTATGGCGCCGCCCTGGCCGCTTGCCCCGACCTGCGGGCCAAGGTGGAAAAGCTGGCACAGATCCGCGCCGGCGAGGGCTATATGGCCGAGGTCCAGGCCCATCCCGACGGCGGCTGGCTGCTGGTGGAGAACCACTGCCCCATCTGCGCCGCCGCCAGCAGCTGCCAGGACTTCTGCCGCTCCGAGCTGGCCCTGTTCGCCCACTGCCTGGGCGAGGATGCCGAGATCAGTCGCCAGGAGCACCTGCTCAGCGGCGCCCGGCGCTGCGTCTACCATATCCGCCCCCGCCGGGGAGCATGA
- a CDS encoding glutathione S-transferase family protein, with the protein MTGLYSFAPFDRSFRVRWLLKELDLPFDEQVLDFQAGEQRQGPYLALNPFGKVPALALDDEALFESGAIMMRLLERFDTEGRLQVRPDQDGRDQYLSLYFHLCATLDPLVVSELVVGRKARSQEEIATKLEVIKAQLAALRPRLAAGSYLMGERFTVLDILLGHMLGMLVGLGWVDEPLFLDYLARLAERPASQLKALDGLQ; encoded by the coding sequence ATGACCGGACTGTACAGCTTTGCCCCCTTCGACCGATCCTTCCGGGTCCGCTGGCTGCTCAAGGAGCTGGATCTGCCCTTCGACGAGCAGGTGCTCGACTTCCAGGCCGGCGAGCAGCGCCAGGGCCCCTACCTGGCCCTGAACCCCTTCGGCAAGGTGCCGGCCCTGGCCCTGGATGACGAGGCGCTGTTCGAGTCCGGCGCCATCATGATGCGGCTGCTGGAGCGTTTCGATACCGAGGGCAGGCTGCAGGTACGACCCGATCAGGACGGCCGTGACCAGTACCTGAGCCTGTACTTCCATCTCTGCGCCACCCTGGATCCCCTGGTGGTCAGCGAGCTGGTGGTGGGCCGCAAGGCGCGCAGCCAGGAGGAGATCGCCACCAAGCTGGAAGTGATCAAGGCCCAGCTGGCGGCGCTGCGGCCGCGCCTGGCGGCGGGCTCCTACCTGATGGGCGAGCGTTTCACTGTGCTGGATATCCTGCTGGGGCACATGCTGGGCATGCTGGTGGGACTGGGTTGGGTCGATGAGCCGCTGTTCCTGGATTACCTGGCCAGGCTGGCCGAGCGGCCGGCGTCCCAGCTCAAGGCCCTGGACGGGCTGCAATAA
- a CDS encoding TetR/AcrR family transcriptional regulator, with translation MILARPKSYQREAVLEQAMACFWHKGYDSTSISDLTEATGLNRKTLYGEFGDKALLFQAALERYLARVQAAGQQLAAPPLGLANIERFFEQVLAQADCRGCLATLSFNEWQSLPAEAQALLKKRYGQLQGALERNLLAAGVDLAREKAALLISQLHGMATLARQGLDREQLAPQVTLLLRAL, from the coding sequence ATGATTTTGGCCAGACCCAAGAGCTACCAACGGGAAGCCGTGCTGGAGCAGGCCATGGCCTGCTTCTGGCACAAGGGCTACGACAGCACCTCCATCAGCGATCTGACCGAGGCCACCGGCCTGAACCGCAAGACCCTGTACGGCGAATTCGGCGACAAGGCGCTGCTGTTCCAGGCCGCCCTGGAACGCTACCTGGCCAGGGTACAGGCGGCCGGCCAGCAGCTGGCCGCGCCGCCCCTGGGCCTGGCCAACATAGAGCGCTTCTTCGAGCAGGTGCTGGCCCAGGCCGACTGCAGGGGCTGCCTGGCCACCCTGTCCTTCAACGAGTGGCAGAGCCTGCCCGCCGAGGCCCAGGCGCTGCTTAAGAAACGCTACGGCCAGCTCCAGGGCGCCCTGGAGCGCAACCTGCTGGCGGCCGGAGTGGATCTGGCCAGGGAAAAGGCGGCGCTGCTGATCAGCCAGCTGCACGGCATGGCGACCCTGGCCCGCCAGGGCCTGGACAGGGAGCAACTGGCGCCCCAGGTGACACTGCTGCTGCGGGCGCTCTAG
- a CDS encoding zinc dependent phospholipase C family protein gives MPGAYAHLTLVNLLREPARLEARPDFPLAAIAALMFHFKYCELGAVSPDYPYLALENRGDACRWADLMHYEDTGAVIHQAVAALRELSGHDQQKGLAWLLGYTAHVVADVTIHPVIERKVGPYHDNQRDHRVCEMHQDAHIFRRLRLGEIGLSEHLDSGIGRCGAGELDPLIAGLWSRVLGQVHPGEYQRNPPQPAHWHRDFNLVVDNIAEEGNRLLPFARHLGVKAGLTYPRGDEVDDQYLKALDTPAGPLDYDAIFDRALANVCRHWALVASAVLEGDDRYLSAIGNWNLDTGRDPAGRLVMWEDA, from the coding sequence ATGCCTGGCGCCTACGCCCACCTGACCCTGGTCAACCTGCTCAGGGAGCCGGCCCGCCTGGAGGCCCGGCCCGACTTCCCGCTGGCGGCCATCGCTGCCCTGATGTTCCACTTCAAGTACTGCGAGCTGGGCGCCGTCAGCCCCGATTACCCCTACCTGGCCCTGGAAAACCGGGGCGACGCCTGCCGCTGGGCCGATCTGATGCACTACGAGGACACCGGCGCTGTGATCCACCAGGCGGTGGCGGCGCTGCGGGAGCTGAGCGGCCACGACCAGCAGAAGGGCCTGGCCTGGCTGCTGGGCTACACCGCCCACGTGGTCGCTGACGTGACCATACACCCGGTCATCGAGCGCAAGGTGGGCCCCTACCACGACAACCAGCGCGACCACAGGGTTTGCGAGATGCACCAGGACGCCCACATCTTCCGGCGCCTGCGCCTGGGCGAGATCGGCCTGTCCGAGCACCTGGACTCCGGCATCGGCCGCTGCGGCGCCGGCGAGTTGGATCCGCTCATCGCCGGGCTCTGGTCCCGGGTGCTGGGCCAGGTGCATCCGGGGGAATACCAGCGCAACCCGCCGCAACCGGCCCACTGGCACCGGGACTTCAACCTGGTGGTGGACAACATCGCCGAGGAGGGCAACCGGCTGCTGCCCTTCGCCCGCCACCTGGGGGTTAAGGCCGGCCTCACCTACCCCCGCGGCGACGAGGTGGATGACCAGTACCTCAAGGCCCTCGATACCCCGGCCGGGCCCCTGGACTACGACGCCATCTTCGACCGCGCCCTGGCCAATGTCTGCCGCCATTGGGCGCTGGTGGCGTCGGCGGTGCTGGAAGGGGACGACCGCTATCTGAGTGCCATCGGCAACTGGAACCTGGATACGGGCCGGGATCCGGCCGGCCGCCTGGTGATGTGGGAGGACGCATGA
- a CDS encoding hemerythrin domain-containing protein, giving the protein MSQIYTFFQDDHQRLDALLEELEQHPHDDDSLALAEAFKAGLERHIRWEEELLFPAFETQTGMHHGGPTAVMCVEHQQIHALLASLVEAVAAGKSPLEIIDELKQVLGEHNLKEEKILYPMCDQVLGPTQVHEIIEGARAD; this is encoded by the coding sequence ATGAGCCAGATCTACACCTTCTTCCAGGATGACCACCAGCGCCTGGATGCCCTGCTGGAGGAGCTGGAGCAGCACCCCCACGACGACGACAGCCTGGCCCTGGCCGAAGCCTTCAAGGCCGGCCTGGAGCGCCACATCCGCTGGGAAGAAGAGCTGCTGTTCCCCGCCTTCGAAACCCAGACCGGCATGCACCACGGCGGCCCCACCGCGGTGATGTGCGTGGAGCACCAGCAGATCCACGCCCTGCTGGCCAGCCTGGTGGAGGCCGTCGCCGCCGGCAAGAGCCCGCTTGAGATCATCGACGAGCTCAAGCAGGTGCTCGGCGAGCACAACCTCAAGGAGGAGAAGATCCTCTACCCCATGTGCGACCAGGTACTGGGACCGACCCAGGTGCATGAGATCATCGAAGGGGCCAGGGCCGATTGA
- a CDS encoding DUF3465 domain-containing protein, protein MKKLVIAIVCGLALFAFYQHNPVLRGPTPQQAAANDQLLADAFQHRRSDLQVRGEGTVVRILPDDNDGSRHQKFILRLASGQTLLVAHNIDLAPRIPNLREGDKVAFSGEYEWNAKGGVIHWTHHDPQGRHTDGWLKHDGHFYQ, encoded by the coding sequence ATGAAAAAGCTTGTCATCGCCATCGTCTGCGGGCTCGCCCTCTTTGCCTTTTACCAGCACAACCCCGTCCTCCGGGGGCCCACGCCGCAGCAGGCCGCAGCCAATGACCAGCTGCTGGCCGACGCCTTCCAGCACAGGCGCAGCGACCTGCAGGTGCGGGGCGAAGGCACCGTGGTCCGCATCCTGCCCGACGACAACGACGGCAGCCGCCACCAGAAATTCATCCTGCGCCTGGCCTCCGGCCAGACCCTGCTGGTCGCCCACAATATCGACCTGGCCCCCCGCATCCCCAACCTCCGCGAAGGGGACAAGGTGGCGTTTTCCGGCGAATACGAATGGAATGCCAAGGGCGGCGTTATCCACTGGACCCACCATGACCCCCAGGGCCGCCATACCGACGGCTGGCTCAAGCATGACGGGCATTTCTACCAGTAA
- a CDS encoding calcium/sodium antiporter, translated as MLNTLLLLLGIALLTCGGEALIRGSLAASRRLGVSPLLSGLVIVGFGTSAPELVVSVDAAVNGRPDIAIGNVVGSNIGNILLILGVCSLITPLKVKPLALRRDAVTVVAASILFLLLAGGSALGRGDSVLLLFALAAYLLLAYWSEQLHTAPSGELHQAESEELSVVPKSVLWTVVAVVVGLLLLVSGSQILLTGAVGIAEHFGVSEAVIGLTLVAVGTSLPELSISLIAAIRRHADVAVGNILGSNIFNLLGILGASALLQPLLVHPRILQFDQWVMLGASLVLLLFLYTGRRLSRLEGGILLSGYGIYAWLSFAVFGS; from the coding sequence ATGCTGAACACGTTGCTTCTACTTTTGGGCATCGCCTTGTTGACCTGTGGAGGTGAGGCATTGATTCGCGGCTCATTGGCGGCGTCAAGGCGGCTAGGTGTATCGCCGTTACTAAGCGGTCTCGTTATCGTGGGCTTTGGCACTTCAGCGCCAGAACTGGTGGTTTCCGTCGATGCCGCAGTAAATGGACGGCCAGACATCGCAATTGGCAACGTGGTTGGCAGCAATATCGGTAATATTCTATTGATTCTCGGTGTTTGTTCCCTGATTACGCCGTTGAAGGTCAAGCCTCTGGCCCTGCGCCGAGACGCTGTCACTGTAGTGGCCGCAAGCATATTATTTCTTCTCTTGGCAGGAGGAAGTGCGCTAGGGCGCGGAGACTCCGTACTCCTATTGTTCGCTCTGGCTGCTTACCTGCTATTGGCTTACTGGAGTGAACAATTGCACACGGCACCTTCGGGCGAACTTCACCAAGCTGAATCGGAAGAACTTTCCGTGGTTCCCAAGTCGGTGTTATGGACTGTAGTTGCAGTTGTGGTCGGCTTACTGTTGTTAGTCAGTGGTTCACAAATCCTGCTGACGGGAGCCGTTGGCATCGCGGAGCACTTTGGGGTGTCCGAGGCCGTTATCGGCTTGACGTTGGTAGCGGTTGGCACATCACTGCCTGAGTTGTCTATTTCGCTGATTGCAGCCATACGGCGGCACGCCGATGTGGCTGTTGGCAACATACTAGGTAGCAATATCTTCAACTTGCTTGGAATTCTGGGAGCATCCGCTCTGCTTCAGCCGCTTCTGGTTCACCCGAGGATCCTGCAGTTTGACCAATGGGTCATGTTGGGGGCGTCTCTGGTGCTGCTGCTGTTCTTGTACACGGGGCGTCGTCTCAGTCGCCTCGAGGGCGGAATACTATTGAGCGGCTATGGTATCTATGCCTGGCTAAGCTTTGCTGTTTTTGGAAGTTGA
- a CDS encoding diguanylate cyclase: MELPIKSYPLRVALIAIAYLLFAWLGLKLAVPPGYATPIWPGSGIALAALLLWGRRYWPGAFLGSFLTNAVLTGDPDALFASAQAWLLPLGIGTGAALQALAGAWLIRRFSPGPWRLDSPRQIALVTLLGGPLACVLAASMGHLSLLAAGAIPMVAVPLSWLTWWVGDVIGVFLATPLLLILAQGRSDLGRAGKVGGTMAVLMLVLVLGVEQIRNWQEQRVRLELDSQSHQLTVAIRAGMDQYLQALLTLEQLFNASEEVTRAEFSQFSRPLLAALPGIKALEWVPRVEHGDRAAFEARASAELGREFVFTTPGPDGKLVPAPRATVYYPVYYLEPLDGNEVVLGLAPSDHRQREAAIAAAILRQDAAISDAIDLTQGGRGFLLFRPVLGEDGNLMGLVLAVLEGRAIFHNAGEIFNNKPLSLTARDRDSGTLFYQQGSAVLRENGWTPQLSQGLRATESIQVGGRSWQLEFVIPEVYVLSQANSGIWLTLVGGLLMTGIVGAIVLISTGQAQAISKEVEQRTEQLRIANEEIQERERFLDSVLENLPLMLFVKDAKTLRFVRINKAAEEIIGAPRELMLGKADSDIFPERDAAYFMGKDMQVLNDGQLVYIDKESLQTDRGQRWLRTRKLPLLDKHGQPQYLLSLSEDITELLAREEQIHELNEALSERNRELARANEKLQNLSRSDALTQLANRRVFDEELAEEWQRCRRQDLSLAVMMVDIDYFKRFNDAAGHLQGDLCLQQVAHVLMSAVRRAGDLVARYGGEEFALVLPGSDVEQAQGLAEKILRKMQQAAIAHPDSPLGDWVTLSIGIAAAVPGEQFPQELVAEADRALYQAKKHGRNRYELADDLELPEAFTDADSLDSAAL, from the coding sequence ATGGAGCTGCCGATCAAGAGCTATCCCCTGCGTGTTGCACTCATCGCCATTGCCTACCTGCTGTTCGCCTGGCTGGGACTGAAGCTGGCGGTGCCGCCCGGCTATGCCACCCCCATCTGGCCCGGCAGCGGCATCGCCCTGGCCGCCCTGCTGCTGTGGGGCCGGCGCTACTGGCCCGGTGCCTTCCTGGGCTCCTTCCTGACCAATGCCGTGCTCACCGGCGATCCGGACGCGCTGTTTGCTTCCGCCCAGGCCTGGTTGCTGCCGCTGGGCATAGGTACGGGCGCCGCCCTCCAGGCCCTGGCCGGGGCCTGGCTGATCCGGCGTTTCAGCCCCGGGCCCTGGCGCCTGGACAGCCCCAGGCAGATCGCCCTGGTGACCCTGCTTGGCGGCCCCCTGGCCTGCGTGCTGGCCGCCTCCATGGGCCACCTGTCGCTGCTGGCGGCCGGCGCCATTCCCATGGTGGCGGTGCCGCTGAGCTGGCTGACCTGGTGGGTGGGCGACGTGATCGGCGTCTTCCTGGCCACGCCGCTGCTGCTGATCCTGGCCCAGGGCCGCTCGGATCTGGGCCGGGCCGGCAAGGTCGGCGGCACCATGGCGGTGCTGATGCTGGTGCTGGTGCTGGGGGTGGAACAGATCCGCAACTGGCAGGAACAGCGGGTGCGCCTGGAGCTGGACAGCCAGAGCCACCAGCTGACGGTGGCGATCCGCGCCGGCATGGATCAATACCTGCAGGCGCTGCTGACCCTGGAGCAGCTGTTCAACGCCTCAGAGGAAGTGACCCGGGCCGAGTTCTCCCAGTTCAGCCGGCCCCTGCTGGCCGCCCTGCCGGGCATCAAGGCCCTGGAGTGGGTGCCCAGGGTGGAGCACGGCGACAGGGCCGCCTTCGAGGCCAGGGCCAGCGCCGAGCTGGGCCGTGAGTTCGTGTTCACCACCCCGGGCCCGGACGGCAAGCTGGTGCCGGCGCCCAGGGCCACCGTCTACTACCCGGTCTACTACCTGGAGCCCCTGGACGGCAACGAAGTGGTGCTGGGCCTGGCCCCCAGCGACCACCGCCAGCGGGAGGCGGCCATCGCCGCCGCCATACTGCGCCAGGATGCGGCCATCTCCGACGCCATCGACCTGACCCAGGGCGGTCGCGGCTTCCTGCTGTTCAGGCCGGTGCTGGGGGAGGACGGCAACCTGATGGGGCTGGTGCTGGCGGTGCTGGAAGGCCGGGCCATCTTCCATAACGCCGGCGAGATTTTCAACAACAAGCCGCTCAGCCTCACCGCCAGGGACAGGGACTCCGGGACCCTGTTCTACCAGCAGGGCTCGGCGGTGCTGCGGGAAAACGGCTGGACCCCGCAGCTGAGCCAGGGGCTGAGGGCCACCGAGAGCATCCAAGTGGGCGGACGCAGCTGGCAGCTGGAGTTCGTGATCCCGGAGGTTTATGTGCTGTCCCAGGCCAATTCCGGGATCTGGCTGACCCTGGTGGGCGGCCTGCTGATGACCGGCATCGTCGGCGCCATAGTGCTGATTTCCACCGGCCAGGCCCAGGCCATCAGCAAGGAGGTGGAGCAGCGCACCGAGCAGCTGCGCATCGCCAACGAGGAGATCCAGGAGCGGGAGCGCTTCTTGGATTCGGTGCTGGAAAACCTGCCGCTGATGTTGTTCGTCAAGGATGCCAAGACGTTGAGGTTCGTGCGCATCAACAAGGCCGCCGAGGAGATCATAGGGGCGCCCAGGGAGCTGATGCTGGGCAAGGCCGATTCCGACATCTTCCCGGAGCGGGACGCCGCCTACTTCATGGGCAAGGACATGCAGGTGCTCAACGACGGCCAGCTGGTCTACATCGACAAGGAGTCGCTGCAGACCGACAGGGGCCAGCGCTGGCTGAGGACCCGCAAGCTGCCGCTGCTGGACAAGCACGGCCAGCCCCAGTACCTGCTCAGCCTGTCCGAGGACATCACCGAGCTGCTGGCACGGGAAGAGCAGATCCACGAGCTCAACGAGGCCCTGTCCGAGCGCAACCGCGAGCTGGCCCGGGCCAACGAAAAGCTGCAGAACCTGTCCCGCAGCGACGCCCTGACCCAGCTGGCCAACCGCCGCGTCTTCGACGAGGAGCTGGCCGAGGAATGGCAGCGCTGCCGCCGCCAGGATCTGAGCCTGGCGGTGATGATGGTGGACATCGACTACTTCAAGCGCTTCAACGACGCCGCCGGCCACCTGCAGGGGGATCTCTGCCTGCAGCAGGTGGCCCATGTGCTGATGTCGGCGGTGCGCCGGGCCGGCGATCTGGTGGCCCGTTACGGCGGCGAGGAATTCGCCCTGGTGCTGCCGGGCAGCGACGTCGAGCAGGCCCAGGGCCTGGCCGAGAAGATCCTGCGCAAGATGCAGCAGGCCGCCATTGCCCACCCGGATTCGCCCCTGGGTGACTGGGTCACCCTGTCCATCGGCATCGCCGCCGCCGTGCCCGGGGAGCAGTTCCCCCAGGAGCTGGTGGCAGAGGCGGACCGGGCCCTGTACCAGGCCAAGAAGCACGGCCGCAACCGCTATGAGCTGGCCGATGACCTGGAGCTGCCCGAGGCGTTCACGGACGCCGACAGCCTGGACTCGGCGGCGCTGTAG